The following coding sequences are from one Triticum dicoccoides isolate Atlit2015 ecotype Zavitan chromosome 4A, WEW_v2.0, whole genome shotgun sequence window:
- the LOC119283860 gene encoding zinc finger MYM-type protein 1-like, translating into QGLAFRGHDESEESSNRGNFLELLKWLAENDEEVDKIVLHNAPGNCILTSPTIQKQIIECCAVLTTKQIIEDLGDEHYAILADESSDASHKEQLAICIRYVDKVGKGREWFLGVVHVANTTSLSLKAAIESLLTDHHLTLTQIRGQGYDGASNMKGEIKGLKTLIMKESPSAYYIHCFAHQLQLVLIAVAKGNEPCKWFFDHVSYLLNIVGVSCKRHDMLRDVRAQKVLEALEMGEIESGSGLNQEMGLARPGDTRWGSHFRTILHIITMYPTILEVLDTIGKDPSQSGEDKNTCSGFCLGVI; encoded by the coding sequence CAAGGATTGGCATTTCGTGGACATGATGAGAGTGAAGAATCTAGCAATAGGGGGAACTTTCTTGAACTTCTAAAATGGCTTGcagaaaatgatgaagaagttGATAAGATTGTTTTGCACAATGCTCCTGGAAACTGCATCTTGACTAGTCCAACGATACAAAAACAAATTATTGAATGTTGTGCTGTGCTAACTACAAAACAAATtattgaagatcttggtgatgagcaCTATGCAATCCTAGCTGATGAGTCTAGTGATGCATCTCATAAAGAGCAACTTGCTATTTGCATACGTTATGTTGATAAAGTTGGAAAGGGGCGTGAGTGGTTTCTTGGAGTTGTTCATGTTGCCAACACAACTTCCTTGTCACTTAAAGCTGCAATTGAATCTTTGCTTACCGATCATCATTTGACTCTTACTCAAATCCGTGGGCAAGGATATGACGGGGCTAGCAACATGAAAGGAGAGATTAAAGGGTTGAAAACATTGATCATGAAAGAGTCGCCCTCTGCTTATTACATTCATTGCTTTGCACATCAACTTCAATTGGTTCTTATTGCCGTGGCAAAGGGAAATGAACCATGTAAATGGTTTTTTGATCATGTTTCTTACTTGCTGAATATTGTTGGAGTTTCTTGCAAGCGTCATGACATGCTTCGAGATGTTAGAGCTCAAAAGGTTCTGGAAGCACTTGAAATGGGTGAAATTGAAAGTGGAAGTGGGTTAAATCAAGAGATGGGATTAGCTAGACCCGGTGATACTCGGTGGGGTTCTCATTTTCGAACCATTCTGCACATTATTACCATGTACCCCACAATACTAGAAGTACTTGATACTATTGGAAAAGATCCTTCACAAAGTGGTGAGGACAAGAATACGTGCAGTGGATTTTGCCTTGGAGTCATATGA